One Bdellovibrio bacteriovorus str. Tiberius DNA segment encodes these proteins:
- the ygiD gene encoding 4,5-DOPA dioxygenase extradiol: MSTMPVLFIGHGSPMNALDKNTFTETLNRLGKALPKPQAVLSVSAHWETEGTKVLYHPDPPTIHDFYGFPKALFDMQYPARGPLSIAHETQRLLPKSELYDKWGLDHGTWSVLAHMYPHADIPTYQVSLDVTKTNQQHLELGKLLRPLREQGVLIVASGNIVHNLRLIQWKNKDGSFPWAEEFDGKIKAALESRDTKTLTDYEDLGESATLSVPTPEHYLPLLYAFGASTGEDRISYPYEGFEMGSLSMRAVMWSR; this comes from the coding sequence ATGTCGACGATGCCTGTGCTTTTTATTGGTCACGGTTCTCCGATGAATGCTCTGGACAAGAACACATTCACAGAGACCTTAAACAGACTGGGCAAAGCTTTGCCAAAACCACAGGCCGTTCTTTCTGTCTCTGCTCACTGGGAGACAGAAGGAACGAAAGTTCTTTATCATCCCGACCCTCCCACGATTCATGATTTTTACGGATTCCCGAAAGCACTGTTTGATATGCAGTACCCGGCACGAGGCCCGTTAAGCATCGCCCACGAAACCCAACGACTGCTGCCAAAATCTGAGCTCTATGACAAATGGGGTTTGGATCACGGCACGTGGTCCGTCCTGGCGCACATGTACCCACATGCGGATATTCCCACTTATCAAGTCAGCCTGGATGTGACAAAAACAAACCAACAACATCTGGAACTGGGAAAACTGCTGCGCCCTTTGCGTGAACAGGGTGTCCTGATCGTTGCCAGTGGCAACATCGTTCACAACTTAAGATTGATTCAATGGAAAAACAAAGACGGCAGCTTCCCATGGGCCGAAGAGTTCGACGGCAAAATCAAAGCCGCCCTGGAATCCCGCGACACCAAAACCCTGACCGACTATGAAGACTTGGGTGAAAGCGCCACCTTAAGCGTTCCCACACCAGAGCACTATCTGCCGTTGCTGTATGCGTTTGGCGCCAGCACTGGGGAAGACCGCATTTCCTATCCTTACGAAGGGTTTGAAATGGGCTCCCTGTCGATGCGTGCCGTGATGTGGAGCCGTTAG
- a CDS encoding YceI family protein, protein MKALILGSTVTSVTFATLIGMSAFAKSIPAGSYNIDPAHSKIGFEIPHLVISTVEGRFAQFDGTLDVDAKLEKSKAKLNIEVASISTENKDRDDHLKSPDFFDVAKNPKMTFVTKKITGTPDNLKIVGDLTLKGKTKEVTLDAKYLGDVNDAYGNNKVAFTATGKINRKDFGLNWSSVVEAGPVVGDEVTLILKIQAGKPAPKKG, encoded by the coding sequence ATGAAAGCACTTATTCTTGGTTCCACCGTTACTTCAGTAACCTTCGCTACTTTGATTGGTATGTCCGCATTCGCTAAATCCATCCCGGCGGGTTCTTACAACATCGACCCTGCCCACTCTAAAATCGGTTTTGAAATTCCTCACTTGGTCATTTCCACGGTGGAAGGTCGCTTTGCTCAATTTGATGGAACGTTGGACGTGGACGCAAAACTTGAAAAGTCCAAAGCCAAATTGAATATTGAAGTTGCCAGCATCAGCACAGAAAACAAAGACCGTGACGATCACTTGAAAAGCCCGGACTTCTTCGATGTGGCCAAAAATCCTAAAATGACCTTTGTCACAAAAAAGATCACTGGCACACCGGACAATCTGAAAATTGTTGGCGATTTGACATTGAAGGGTAAAACTAAAGAAGTGACTTTGGATGCCAAGTACCTGGGTGACGTGAACGACGCCTACGGCAACAACAAAGTGGCATTCACTGCGACTGGCAAGATCAACCGCAAGGATTTCGGCCTGAACTGGAGCAGTGTTGTGGAAGCCGGTCCGGTTGTGGGTGATGAGGTGACTTTGATCCTCAAAATCCAGGCTGGCAAACCAGCTCCTAAGAAAGGTTAA
- a CDS encoding LysR family transcriptional regulator — translation MEQLDLNQIRTFVKLVQSGSFTKAAEVLKQPKSRVSRRLSALEKDLGVQLIYRTTRQFQLTEMGRIYYERARGLIEGLETLTGEVSESTAEISGVIRVTASDDMGVKQLPLIVDEFTRQYPRVRFDLYLTQAYVDLVKESVDVGIRIGNLKDSSLRARKIGTVRNLLVASPGFLERYRVGDDLTKLAAAPFLGLTQQPKLDVVRSSDGKRLTLKTNPIVTANNPEMLLNLARLGKGYVFVPEFLCKDELRDGRLVQIHKNLRGDEVSVSLVSPDTKETSQKVKRFMDFAYKRLKEVYFA, via the coding sequence ATGGAACAATTAGATCTCAATCAGATACGCACATTCGTAAAACTCGTTCAAAGCGGCAGTTTCACCAAGGCGGCCGAGGTACTGAAGCAACCCAAGTCCCGCGTCAGCCGCAGGCTGTCGGCCCTGGAAAAAGATCTGGGCGTGCAGCTGATTTACCGCACGACACGTCAGTTCCAGCTGACCGAGATGGGACGCATCTATTACGAACGCGCTCGCGGTCTGATTGAAGGACTTGAAACTTTGACCGGCGAGGTCAGCGAATCCACCGCGGAAATTTCGGGTGTCATTCGGGTCACGGCCTCGGATGATATGGGCGTGAAGCAGCTTCCGCTGATCGTGGATGAATTCACCAGGCAGTATCCGCGTGTGCGCTTTGATTTGTATCTGACTCAAGCGTATGTGGATCTGGTGAAAGAATCAGTCGACGTGGGGATTCGTATCGGGAACCTGAAAGACAGCTCCCTGCGGGCGCGCAAGATCGGCACCGTAAGAAATTTGCTGGTGGCGTCCCCGGGCTTCCTGGAACGCTATCGTGTCGGGGATGATCTGACCAAGCTTGCCGCAGCCCCTTTCCTGGGGCTGACCCAGCAACCAAAGCTGGATGTCGTTCGTTCCTCTGATGGAAAGCGTCTGACGTTGAAAACCAATCCGATCGTCACTGCGAACAATCCGGAAATGCTGTTGAATCTGGCCCGTCTGGGAAAAGGCTATGTTTTTGTGCCTGAATTTTTGTGCAAGGATGAATTGCGTGATGGCCGGCTGGTGCAGATTCATAAAAATCTGCGCGGGGATGAAGTGTCGGTTAGTTTAGTATCGCCCGATACGAAAGAAACTTCCCAGAAGGTGAAGCGCTTCATGGACTTTGCTTATAAACGTTTAAAAGAAGTGTATTTCGCTTAA
- a CDS encoding PilZ domain-containing protein: MTSLARYHGRSPRYILNTEDDSLVRVAGPKQIPWEEGTEIKNVSLTGLAFTAPDDLCPLLGEVVKIQVTPPGSRQMACYGIVTRLENISDSRMLVGVHFYKLEMQQRIVLAQGLARKFKESQDRGQIDDMLSRPRSSVSFANLPQLVLMGLLATMWCATIWALLRFEYSGIYKMLLGAFS; this comes from the coding sequence ATGACAAGTCTTGCTCGCTATCACGGCCGATCACCACGCTACATTCTCAACACTGAGGACGACAGCCTGGTTCGCGTGGCAGGCCCGAAGCAAATCCCATGGGAAGAAGGCACCGAAATCAAAAACGTCTCTTTGACGGGCTTGGCCTTCACTGCTCCGGATGATCTGTGTCCGCTTCTGGGAGAAGTCGTGAAAATCCAGGTCACTCCTCCGGGCTCAAGACAGATGGCGTGTTATGGAATCGTCACCCGACTTGAAAACATTTCTGATTCCCGCATGCTCGTGGGAGTCCACTTCTATAAGCTTGAAATGCAGCAAAGAATCGTGCTTGCCCAGGGCCTGGCCCGCAAATTCAAAGAAAGCCAGGACCGCGGTCAGATTGATGACATGCTGAGCCGCCCGCGCAGCTCAGTCAGCTTCGCCAATCTGCCCCAGTTGGTGTTGATGGGGCTTTTGGCAACCATGTGGTGTGCGACGATCTGGGCGCTTCTGCGCTTTGAATATTCCGGTATTTACAAGATGCTTTTGGGCGCCTTTTCTTAA
- the thiL gene encoding thiamine-phosphate kinase, whose amino-acid sequence MQNTPKEWSLIDRIRYRVQRQNDHTKVPLGDDAFVFRNYPGYSVICQDMMVEGVHFDLDYFSAFDLGYKSLAVNLSDIAAMGALPHFAQVSLALPKKLNESWLDDFYKGMTSLADDFHMQVAGGDLATSPDRLVVDVSVHGSCENPLTRKGAKPGDLLLCSGPLGLSFTGMTALQKKLAGFDTAKERHLRPKPRLDLVSHLQKHHTRIHALMDCSDGLVNDALLLRPAGGGFHLFAENLPLHTESQSLAVDLHINPQDIVLWGGEDYELLMAIHPEDYEYFPGWKMIGQFTEDPRVFVTHADHHEEIKEFKGWKHFSN is encoded by the coding sequence ATGCAAAATACTCCAAAAGAATGGTCGCTTATTGATCGCATCCGTTATCGGGTCCAGCGTCAAAATGATCACACCAAAGTACCGTTGGGTGATGACGCCTTTGTTTTCAGGAATTATCCCGGCTATTCAGTGATCTGCCAGGACATGATGGTGGAAGGCGTTCACTTCGACCTCGACTATTTCAGCGCATTTGATCTGGGGTATAAGTCACTTGCGGTGAATTTGAGTGACATCGCCGCCATGGGAGCACTTCCCCATTTTGCGCAGGTGTCCCTGGCCCTGCCGAAAAAACTAAATGAATCTTGGCTTGACGATTTCTATAAAGGCATGACCAGTTTGGCTGATGATTTCCACATGCAAGTTGCCGGCGGTGATCTGGCAACATCCCCGGACCGACTGGTGGTGGATGTCAGCGTGCACGGGTCTTGCGAAAACCCGCTGACCCGCAAAGGTGCCAAGCCCGGTGACCTGCTGTTGTGCAGTGGACCTTTGGGGCTGTCTTTCACGGGCATGACCGCTTTACAAAAAAAGCTTGCAGGCTTTGATACTGCCAAAGAAAGACATCTGCGTCCGAAGCCCCGTCTAGATCTGGTGTCCCATCTGCAAAAGCATCACACCCGCATTCACGCGCTGATGGATTGCAGTGACGGACTGGTGAATGATGCCCTGTTGTTACGCCCCGCGGGCGGAGGTTTTCATCTATTCGCCGAAAATCTTCCACTGCACACTGAAAGCCAAAGTCTTGCCGTAGATCTGCATATAAATCCACAGGACATTGTACTTTGGGGTGGCGAGGATTACGAACTTCTCATGGCGATCCACCCTGAGGACTACGAATATTTCCCGGGATGGAAGATGATTGGACAATTCACAGAAGATCCTCGCGTCTTTGTGACTCATGCGGATCATCATGAAGAGATTAAAGAGTTCAAGGGCTGGAAACACTTTTCAAACTGA